The following nucleotide sequence is from Acidobacteriota bacterium.
CCAGGCCGCAAGCCGGAATGAGGGAAGAAGATATCCTGACCGAGGGAATTGAAATCTTCATTGTTCTCGATAACTCCGGCAGCATGAGAGCAGAGGATTTCAAGCCAGAGAACAGGCTGGGAGCAGCCAGAGAAAAGGTGCGGAAGTTCATTGAGGGGAGGAAGAACGACCGGATCGGCCTTGTCATCTTTGCCGCCAAGAGCTACACGCGTTGCCCGCTCACGCTCGATTACATCGTTCTGAAAGATTTCCTCTCGAAGGTCGATTTCACCCCCAGGGAAGATGATGGTACTGCCATCGGGATGGGGATAGCCACGGCAGTCAAGAGGCTGAAGGAATCCAGGGCAAAGAGCAAAGTCATAATCCTGCTGACTGATGGGAGGAACAACAGGGGGCAGATTACTCCGCAGACGGCAGCGGAATTGGCCAGGAATTCAAAGATTAGGATTTACACCATCGGGGTCGGGACGAAGGGTGAGGCTCCGTATCCGGTGGATGATCCTATCCTTGGAAGAAGATATGTCATGCTTCCGGAGGAGATTCAGGAGAATGTCCTCATGGAGATCGCCGACAAGACGGGCGGGATGTACTTCCGGGCCACGGATCGAGATGCCCTTGGTGAGATTTTCTCCAGGATCGATTCCATGGAAAAAACGAGGATCGAGATGAAGGCCCATGTGAGCTATCGGGAACTCTTCTCCCATCTCTTTCTGCCTGCATGTTTGCTCTTTCTATCGGAGATGGTCCTCGTGGCATGGAAATTCAGCGGAGCTCCATAGAGGTTGTCGATGCGCTTTTCGAACGTCAGTTTTTTCTACTTCTTATATTTCATCCCGTTTGTGGCGTTGTTCCTATTCTGGAAGATCCTCCACACAAGAAGAACGCTTAAGCTTTTCGGCGAAGAGCCTCTTATCGGCCGGCTCACCGCTTCTTCAAGCATGAAGAAGAGGGTCGCAAAATCTGTTCTGCTGATCCTTACAATGATATTCTTCATCCTGACAGGGGCAGGCCCGCAGTGGGGGATGAGAATGGAATCGATCACAAGGAAAGGAGTGGATATCATCTTTGCCCTTGACGTTTCCCGGAGCATGCTTGCTGAAGATGTTAAACCGAATCGCCTCGAAATGGCGAAAAGGGAGATCGATGATATTTTGAAGAGGTTATCGGAGGATCGGATCTCGCTGATCGCCTTCTCCGGCGAGGCGTTCGTTCAGTGCCCGGCGACTCTTGACTATTCGACGTTTAAGCTCCTGCTGGATGCAGTCGATCCCGAGATAAGCCCGACGCCGGGGACGGATTTCGGAAGAATGATAGATGAGGCACTCAAGCTTTTCCAGAAGGCGAAGGGAAAACACAGGGTGCTCGTAGTTCTTTCAGATGGAGAAGACCATGCCGAAGACTCACTGGAAGCGGTTAAAAGGGCTTACTCTCAGGGGATCATCATCCACACCATCGGGATCGGAACGGAAGAAGGTGTTCCCATCCCCCTGAGAAATGGAAGTGGAGAGATAGAGGGGTATAAAAAAGATAGCGAAGGGAAGATTGTTACCACGAGACTCAGCGAGTCATTTCTTCAGAAGATGGCGATTACGGCGGGCGGCATCTATGTCCGTGGCACCACTTCAGGAGAAGAAGTGAGAGAAATCACGAAGCTCGTCTCCGGGATGGAAAAAGAGGAGTTCTCTTCCATGATTCACTCCATCTATGAAGAGCGATTTCAGTTTCCTCTTGCCGCCCTGATCCTCCTTCTAATCCTGGAGCATCTGATCACGACGAGGAAGAAAGAAACAAAAGCATGGGTGGGGCGGCTATGATGGTAATGAATTCAAGATTTAAGAAGTTCGATCAGGTGAAGATCCCTTATTCCTTGACCTTAGTCGCGCTAACCTTCCTCGCTATCTTCGGGGTCGGGATTGGGGGTTCTGCGTATCGAAAGAATGAGGAGGGGAACGAGCTTTACAGGAAAGGGAAGTATGAGGAAGCCCTGAAAGCTTACACGGAGGCTCAGCTTTCAGCCCCCGAATCTCCGGAATTGCATTACAATATAGGCAACGTTCTTTACAGAATGGGGAAATATTCCGAGGCCGCGGAAGCTTATGCGAAAGCTCTTTTTTCGGAGAAGAAGGAACTCAAATCGTTCAGCCACTACAACAATGGAAATACAAAGTTCATGGGGGGAGACCTGAAGGGGGCGATTGAATCGTACATAGAATCTCTCAAGATAAATTCTGATGATCAGGATGCCAAGAAGAACCTCGAGCTTGCGCTGCTCAGGACGAAAGAGCAGCAGAAGCAACAGAGGCAGAAAGAACAGGAAAAGCAGCAGGGCGGCCAGCAGGAGCAGAAAGAAGAAGAGAAAAAGCAGGATTCAGAGATGAAAGATTCCGAAAGATCACAACAGCCCGGATCTCAGGATATGAAGCAGAAACAAGACCGGAAGAGCGAAGAAGAGAAGAGGCTCCTGGGAGCGATCGAAGAGCAGGAGAGAGAAGCCTTGAAAAAGTCGCTGCAGAAGATTAAGCAAGAAGAGAAAAAGATTGAGAAAGACTGGTAAGATGAAACGCTTGCATTCATTCATCATACAGAGTCTAATCCTTTTTTTCTGGGCACTACACATCTTTCCGCAGGAGCTTTCCGTCTCCGCCAGAGTTGACAGCCAGAGGATCGGAGAGCAAGACCAGCTTCAGCTTACGGTTGAGATCAGCGGATCGGAGGCGGGAAGCGTGAAAGCGATATCTCTACCTCAAATGAAAAATCTGCGGGTTGTTGCAGGACCATCTGTATCCACGAGGTTCCAGTGGATTAACGGAGTATCATCATCATCGAAGAGCTTCACCTACATCCTTGTGCCAGATGGAAAGGGAGAGGCGGAGGTCCCATCGATAACAATCCCTTACGGCGGGAGAAGCTTTAGAACAGAGCCGCTCAAGATCGAAGTCGTCGCCGGTAGCCAGAAGAGGAGAGAAATGCCACAACGGCCGGCCTGGCCCGATATAACGGGAGAAGAGCAAATAAAAAGGGGGGCGGAGCCAGACCTCTTCGTCAGGGCCGTTCTCGATAAGAGCCGACTCTACCAGGGAGAGCAAGCAACGCTCTCATACAGGGTTTATACAACGGTCCCGATCATTGATATTAATCTGGAGGAGATGCCCTCCTTTGAAGGATTCTGGGTCGAGGATTTGAAAGTCGATCCAGAAGCCACGAAGAGAATCGTCGAAGTAAACGGAAAGAGATACCATGAGTACACCATCATGAAAAAGGCTCTCTTCTCATCCGTTTCGGGAAAGAAGACGATCAAGCCCCTGACCTTTGCCATTTCCGTGAGATCCAGAAGCGACGATTTCTTTGAAAGCATCTTCTGGGACAGACCGATCAGGCTCTTCAAGAGTACTGAGAGTGTAACCATAGATGTCTCTCCGCTTCCGGAGAAGGGACGGCCAGACTCCTTTGGAGGTGCCGTAGGCGATTTCAGGATGAAGGTGGAAGCAGATCGAAGGGAATGCTCTGTCAGCGATGCCGTTGGGATCAAGGTCATGGTCGAGGGGGAAGGGAATCTGAAGGGGGTATCGCCCCCGATCGTCGCGGAAGCTCCGGATTTCAAGATCTATGAGCCAAAGGTTACAGACGAGGTGAGATTTCAGGGTGATAGGATGCAGAGCAGGAAGATATGGGACTACATCGTCATACCGCTTGCTCCGGGCGACCACACCCTCCCGGAATTCAATTTCAGTTTCTTCAAACCTTCAGGGAATGACTATGAAAAGCTTAAAAGTCAGGCCGCTCCTCTCAGCGTGAAGAAAGGCGTTGTGGGAGCCCCTTCTGTTGCGATCGTCCAGAAAGGTGATATCACTCCGCTGCGGCGAGATATCAATTTTATCAAGCCATTGAAGGGAGAGATCGTGGATGCAGGGGCCGGAATCCACAGGTCATGGTGGTATTATTTTCTTCTTATTCTTCCCCTCGTTCTGATACCTGCCTGCGTTGCCCTGTCCCTGAGGAAGGAGAAGGTGCGACTGGACATCAGGATGACGAGGATAAAGAAGGCTTACCGCAGCGCATCGAAAGGGCTCAAGCGTGCAAGAAGGCTGATTGGTGGAGGGAATATGGATCTGGCTCTTCAGGAGATCTCCAGGTCGATGGTTGGATACGTGGCTGACAAATTCAACCAGTCCTCATCAGGGCTGACTTATGAAATGATCGAAGAGTTGCTTGATTCCAGAAGAGTGGACAATGAAAAGATAAGAAGATTCATAACGACCCTTGAGAAATGCGATTATTCAAGATTCGCCTCGGGTATGTCCAGTTCCGATCAAGCCGGAAATCTGATCAGCGATGCCGAAGCCTCTCTCGCGGAACTCGATAAGGCGCTTTGAAGGACTACAGGTAGTAGATGAATAGGAAGGTGATGTGCGATCTATCAATGAAAAAGATGAAGGGATTTCACTTAAGATGAAAGCCATCAAGGTCATCATATCTTTATTAGTCTTGATGATAGCCACATTGGCACGGTGCGGAACGGCTGATCTCCTGTTTCTGGAGGCTAATTCACACTACGAAAAGGGGAACTATGCAGATGCCGAGAGATTATATCGAAAGATCCTGGATTACGGGATCAGAAACGAGGTTGTGTATTACAATCTGGGAAATGCCTGTTTTAAACAGAACAGGCTTGGAGAGGCAGTTCTTTTTTACGAGAAGGCTCTCAAGCTGAAGCCTGGTGATCTCGAGATAGAGGAAAATCTTGAGCTGGCTAATCTTTTAAAGTACGATCGCGTGGAAGAGCAGGAACCGTCGCCTCCCTTAAAGCTCATCCTCTGGTTTCATGACCTGATTCCTCTCAGCGGTCAGTTACTGGCATGTCTCGTCCTGTTCTATCTCCTTCTCATCTTGCTCGCTTTTCTGACCCTCCGGATGAGAAGAGCTCTTGACATCGATCTGATACTCTTTCCTACCATTGTCATCTTCCTGCTCCTGGCGATTCTTACTTTTTCTGCCGGAGTGAAGATCTATCATCTCGAAAAAATCTCTTACGGTATCGTTCTGAAAGAAAAAGTGGATGTAATGAGCGGTCCCGGAGAGACAAACGCCATCCTATTCCCGATCCATGAGGGGCTGAAAGTCAGGGTCCGGAACAGCAGGGATGCATGGTATCAGATCTCGCTACCTAACGGTCTCAATGGATGGATAAGGAAAGAGACTATAGGGATCATCTGAGCCAGGAAAAGTCAGGCATATATGTCCATATTCCGTGTCCATTTATCAAGTTGACGGCATATTTTGGCGCGTAATATAATCTCAATTCAAAAATTGAAAAATCATTGGAAAAGGAGGTTGCTTTGGATTTCCGGTTTAAGGAAGATCAGGAAATGGTGCGCCGGATGGTGAGGGAATTTGCCACTAACGAGATCCTCCCGAAGATCATAGCATACGATGAGAAACAGGAGTTCCCGCAAGAGATAGTCAAGAGGCTTGGGGAGCTCGGCGTTATGGGAGTCATCTTCCCAAAAGAGTACGGTGGGACAGGGATGGGTTATGTCGAGTATGTGGCAATCATTGAAGAGCTCTCCAGGGTCGATGGTTCCATCGGGTTGACGGTTGCAGCTCATAACTCGCTCTGCTCGAACCATATCTTCATTTCTGGAAACGAAGAACAGAAGAAGAAATATCTCACGCCGCTTGCATCAGGAGAGAAGATTGGAGCATGGGGTCTGACGGAACCGACGGCCGGCAGCGATGCCGGGGGAACCAAGACCACGGCAGTGCGGGATGGGAACTCCTGGGTTCTGAATGGGACGAAGACATTCATCACGAACGCCACCGTGGCCGATATAGCAGTCGTCATCGCCGTTACGGACAAAAGCAAGGGGAAGAAGGGCATTTCTTCCTTCATCCTTGAAAAGGGGATGGATGGGTTCAAGACCGGAAAGAAAGAGAACAAGCTGGGGATGCGTTCGAGCGATACCGCCGAACTCATCATGGAAGACTGCCACATTCCAGCTGAGAACCTGCTCGGCGAGGAAGGAATGGGTTTCGTGGACTCACTCCGGGTTCTGGATGGAGGAAGGATCAGCATCGCGGCTCTCGCCAATGGCCTCGCACTGGGGGCTTTTGAAGCATCGCTGAAGTATTCCAAGGAGCGTCAGCAGTTCGGAGAGCCCATATCCAATTTCCAGGCTATCCAGTGGATGCTTGCCGATATGGCGACGAAGATCGAAGCGGCGAGGCTTCTGACTTACATGGCCGCCGACATGAAGGATAGAGGAGAGGATATAAATAAACAATCGGCAATGGCAAAGCTCTATGCAGGTGATACCTGCGTCTGGGTTGCCGAGAGGGCCATCCAAATATTCGGCGGATATGGGTTCGTCAAGGATTATCCCGTCGAGAAGATTTACAGAGATGTAAAGCTGTGCACCATCGGCGAGGGGACATCCGAGATCCAGCGCATCGTCATTGCCAGGCAACTGCTCAAATAAAGTGGTAAACACAAGCAATTGCGTTGGCGAATATTGTTGAGAGAAAAGGTTTCATAGCCTAAAAGGAGATTTAATCTTAATGAAGAGCATTGTCGAAGGGATGATCGCAGGGGATGAGCGGTCCATTGCTAGAGCCATCACTATCATAGAAGAAGAGCCGGAGATTGCAGCTCATCTTCTCAAAGATATCTTCCCTTATACAGGAAGGGCTTTCATCATAGGTATTACCGGGGCACCAGGAGTCGGAAAGAGCACTCTCGTCGATAAGATAGCGGAAAGGTACCGAAGGGAAGGGAAAAAAATAGGGATCATAGCGGTCGATCCCTCCAGCGCTTTCAGCGGCGGGGCCATTCTTGGAGACAGGGTGAGGATGCAGAGACACAACCTGGATTCAGGGGTCTTCATCCGGAGCATGGCGACGAGGGGGCAGATGGGTGGGTTGTCCAGGTTCACGGGGGATGCGATCGATATCCTGGATGCCGCTGGAAAGGATGTCATCATTATCGAGACGGTCGGTGTTGGGCAGGATGAGATTGATATCGTGAGCCACTCCGATTCAGTGGTCGTCGTTCTCATCCCTGGAATGGGAGATGACATCCAGGCTATCAAAGCAGGTATCCTTGAGATCGCGGATATCTTTGCCGTTAACAAGGCAGACCAGCCCGGTGCCGACAGGGTCGTTTCCGAGCTCGAGTATCTCTTTACCATGCTCACGGAGTCCGTTTTGGAAATGCCGGAGATTATCAAGACAGAAGCGCTATACGATAGCGGGATCGATCTTCTGGTAGAAGCCATCGAGAAGAGGCACCAAAAGGTAATTGAGAGCGGTCTCTTAAATGAGAAGAGGATGGAGAGATGCGAAAACCGTCTGGTTTCCATCCTGAGGGAGAGGCTTCTCAACGAGGCTATGGAGAATGTTTTGAAAGATGGACGCTATCATGAATATGTAAATGCCATCTTCGTCAGGAGAATAGACCCATACAGTGCGGTTGAAGAGATCATGAAGGGATTTGGCCGCAGGGAGCAAAAGAATGCTTGAGAAAATAGACCACATCGGCATTGCCGTCAGGAGCATCGAAGAGCGGGAGAGATTCTACGTTGAAGGTATGGGTTTGAGGATAGATGAAAAAGCGCTGGTTCCGGAGCAGCATGCAAGGATCGCCATCATGCGCATCGGCGGGATAAAACTCGAACTCGTGGAACCGACGGACCCTTCATCACCTATTGCAGGCTTCCTGAACAGGAGGGGAGAGGGAATTCATCATATATGCTTCGAAGTCAAGGACATCGAGGACGGGAAAAGGAAACTCGAGAGGGCAGGATTTAAGATCGTAGAAAACGCTTCCAGCGTCGGTTATGGAGGCTCGAAGGTGCTATTCATACATCCTTCTGTTACAGGGAGTGTTCTCTACGAGCTAGTACAGCATGGGACAGATAAGAAATGAGCGGTGTCACTCCGTAAAATGTCGCCGAAGTGCTGCAAGAAGGAGCAATTGATAATAATCATCTTTTATATAAGGTCAAGATGGGATCACCTGCCATAGTAAGTAGCGTGAGGACAGCCATTGGCAGTTTTGGCGGTTCGTTGAAAGATTTCTCAGCGGTCGACCCGGCCTCGATCATTCCATGAAGCAGAAAAAGGCGAAGAAGGCGATTGCCTCTCTCTGCCTAGATGGGAGACAGGGAGTGGCGATGCTCATCGAGATGTGAGTGATCATCATGAAAGGCTCCACGGTCATAGTTTATCTGCGGGAACCCAGGGAGAGGATGTGGGGAATACTCCATTCCATTGATGTGACAGGTTTATACATGCAGGGGCTTGACGTCAACTCCTTCGATCAGTGGCTCTCCGATATTCCGAAAGAGGAACCGTTCACGCTGACACTCTCGAAACTCTTCTTTCCGATGCACAGGGTGGAAAAGGTCCTCGTTGATGAATCAACCGGATCCATCCCATCTCTCTCCGAAAAATTCGAAGCCAGGATGGGGAAGAAGCTATCAGATTTTTTCCCCTCTTTCGAACAATGAACTCCTCCGATAACTGAGGCGTAACAATAAAGAGGGCGGTTTTCTTGACAGGCAACCTCCTTTGGCTATAATAAATACTCAAACGTTCCTTTTTTAGCTTGTTCCTTTCCTCTACATAAAGAAAGGAAAGATTCTTGTTCAATAGATATAAATATCTTTTCTAATAAATTTGCGTGATGCTAGAACGCTAGAAAAAGCATTGCAGGTGTGGGAAAAGATGATTGAATTGAGATTCCACGGGAGAGGGGGACAGGGATCGGTCATTGCCTCTAAAGTCCTTGCCTCGGCTCTGTTCAAAGAGGGGAAGCACGTTCAGGCATTCCCTGTGTTTGGTGTCGAGAGAAGGGGTGCACCGGTGACAGCCTTCCTTCGTCTGGATGACAAGCCGATCTACCTGAGATGCGAGGTCTATAATCCCGATCACATCATAGTGCTGGACCAGACCCTGGTTGGGGTGACAGACATAACGGCGGGTCTAAAGGAAGGAGGGCTCATTCTGATCAACACGGAAAAGAGTCCTGCAGACTTCCCGGAGTTTTCCAGATTCCGGGTGGCAACCGTCGACGCGAATGCCATTGCCATCAGGCATAATCTCGGATCTAAGACGCAGCCGATCGTGAATACCGCTATCCTTGGTTCTCTGGCAAGAACTTCACAGCTGGTTAGGCTGGAATCGGTCATAGAGGCAATCAGGGAGTCTATCACGCTATCGACGGAAGAGAATGCCAAAGCAGCTCGTGAAGCTTACGAGAGCGTTTCCATGTAAATCCCCTGTCAAGACGTGAACCGTTT
It contains:
- a CDS encoding VWA domain-containing protein; this translates as MSFRFVNPFFLLLLAVIPLLIWRYYKMRQRLDGSIRFSAASLLKSINPSFLAKYSYIPFLMRMVTLVLLIIAFARPQAGMREEDILTEGIEIFIVLDNSGSMRAEDFKPENRLGAAREKVRKFIEGRKNDRIGLVIFAAKSYTRCPLTLDYIVLKDFLSKVDFTPREDDGTAIGMGIATAVKRLKESRAKSKVIILLTDGRNNRGQITPQTAAELARNSKIRIYTIGVGTKGEAPYPVDDPILGRRYVMLPEEIQENVLMEIADKTGGMYFRATDRDALGEIFSRIDSMEKTRIEMKAHVSYRELFSHLFLPACLLFLSEMVLVAWKFSGAP
- a CDS encoding VWA domain-containing protein; amino-acid sequence: MRFSNVSFFYFLYFIPFVALFLFWKILHTRRTLKLFGEEPLIGRLTASSSMKKRVAKSVLLILTMIFFILTGAGPQWGMRMESITRKGVDIIFALDVSRSMLAEDVKPNRLEMAKREIDDILKRLSEDRISLIAFSGEAFVQCPATLDYSTFKLLLDAVDPEISPTPGTDFGRMIDEALKLFQKAKGKHRVLVVLSDGEDHAEDSLEAVKRAYSQGIIIHTIGIGTEEGVPIPLRNGSGEIEGYKKDSEGKIVTTRLSESFLQKMAITAGGIYVRGTTSGEEVREITKLVSGMEKEEFSSMIHSIYEERFQFPLAALILLLILEHLITTRKKETKAWVGRL
- a CDS encoding tetratricopeptide repeat protein, whose protein sequence is MNSRFKKFDQVKIPYSLTLVALTFLAIFGVGIGGSAYRKNEEGNELYRKGKYEEALKAYTEAQLSAPESPELHYNIGNVLYRMGKYSEAAEAYAKALFSEKKELKSFSHYNNGNTKFMGGDLKGAIESYIESLKINSDDQDAKKNLELALLRTKEQQKQQRQKEQEKQQGGQQEQKEEEKKQDSEMKDSERSQQPGSQDMKQKQDRKSEEEKRLLGAIEEQEREALKKSLQKIKQEEKKIEKDW
- a CDS encoding BatD family protein, translated to MKRLHSFIIQSLILFFWALHIFPQELSVSARVDSQRIGEQDQLQLTVEISGSEAGSVKAISLPQMKNLRVVAGPSVSTRFQWINGVSSSSKSFTYILVPDGKGEAEVPSITIPYGGRSFRTEPLKIEVVAGSQKRREMPQRPAWPDITGEEQIKRGAEPDLFVRAVLDKSRLYQGEQATLSYRVYTTVPIIDINLEEMPSFEGFWVEDLKVDPEATKRIVEVNGKRYHEYTIMKKALFSSVSGKKTIKPLTFAISVRSRSDDFFESIFWDRPIRLFKSTESVTIDVSPLPEKGRPDSFGGAVGDFRMKVEADRRECSVSDAVGIKVMVEGEGNLKGVSPPIVAEAPDFKIYEPKVTDEVRFQGDRMQSRKIWDYIVIPLAPGDHTLPEFNFSFFKPSGNDYEKLKSQAAPLSVKKGVVGAPSVAIVQKGDITPLRRDINFIKPLKGEIVDAGAGIHRSWWYYFLLILPLVLIPACVALSLRKEKVRLDIRMTRIKKAYRSASKGLKRARRLIGGGNMDLALQEISRSMVGYVADKFNQSSSGLTYEMIEELLDSRRVDNEKIRRFITTLEKCDYSRFASGMSSSDQAGNLISDAEASLAELDKAL
- a CDS encoding tetratricopeptide repeat protein, with product MKAIKVIISLLVLMIATLARCGTADLLFLEANSHYEKGNYADAERLYRKILDYGIRNEVVYYNLGNACFKQNRLGEAVLFYEKALKLKPGDLEIEENLELANLLKYDRVEEQEPSPPLKLILWFHDLIPLSGQLLACLVLFYLLLILLAFLTLRMRRALDIDLILFPTIVIFLLLAILTFSAGVKIYHLEKISYGIVLKEKVDVMSGPGETNAILFPIHEGLKVRVRNSRDAWYQISLPNGLNGWIRKETIGII
- a CDS encoding acyl-CoA dehydrogenase gives rise to the protein MDFRFKEDQEMVRRMVREFATNEILPKIIAYDEKQEFPQEIVKRLGELGVMGVIFPKEYGGTGMGYVEYVAIIEELSRVDGSIGLTVAAHNSLCSNHIFISGNEEQKKKYLTPLASGEKIGAWGLTEPTAGSDAGGTKTTAVRDGNSWVLNGTKTFITNATVADIAVVIAVTDKSKGKKGISSFILEKGMDGFKTGKKENKLGMRSSDTAELIMEDCHIPAENLLGEEGMGFVDSLRVLDGGRISIAALANGLALGAFEASLKYSKERQQFGEPISNFQAIQWMLADMATKIEAARLLTYMAADMKDRGEDINKQSAMAKLYAGDTCVWVAERAIQIFGGYGFVKDYPVEKIYRDVKLCTIGEGTSEIQRIVIARQLLK
- the meaB gene encoding methylmalonyl Co-A mutase-associated GTPase MeaB, which encodes MKSIVEGMIAGDERSIARAITIIEEEPEIAAHLLKDIFPYTGRAFIIGITGAPGVGKSTLVDKIAERYRREGKKIGIIAVDPSSAFSGGAILGDRVRMQRHNLDSGVFIRSMATRGQMGGLSRFTGDAIDILDAAGKDVIIIETVGVGQDEIDIVSHSDSVVVVLIPGMGDDIQAIKAGILEIADIFAVNKADQPGADRVVSELEYLFTMLTESVLEMPEIIKTEALYDSGIDLLVEAIEKRHQKVIESGLLNEKRMERCENRLVSILRERLLNEAMENVLKDGRYHEYVNAIFVRRIDPYSAVEEIMKGFGRREQKNA
- the mce gene encoding methylmalonyl-CoA epimerase produces the protein MLEKIDHIGIAVRSIEERERFYVEGMGLRIDEKALVPEQHARIAIMRIGGIKLELVEPTDPSSPIAGFLNRRGEGIHHICFEVKDIEDGKRKLERAGFKIVENASSVGYGGSKVLFIHPSVTGSVLYELVQHGTDKK
- a CDS encoding 2-oxoacid:acceptor oxidoreductase family protein, with product MIELRFHGRGGQGSVIASKVLASALFKEGKHVQAFPVFGVERRGAPVTAFLRLDDKPIYLRCEVYNPDHIIVLDQTLVGVTDITAGLKEGGLILINTEKSPADFPEFSRFRVATVDANAIAIRHNLGSKTQPIVNTAILGSLARTSQLVRLESVIEAIRESITLSTEENAKAAREAYESVSM